AAGCCAGATTGCAGAAGATCATCAGCCAGGCAGGCATTGCTTCACGGCGGGCAGCCGAGAGCATTATTCTTGAAGGCAGAGTGGAAGTGGACGGTCAGGTGATCCGCGAGCTGGGGGGCAAGTATGACCCGGAACTGGTGGAGATCAGAGTGGATGGGAAAATCATCAGTGCCCCCGAAGCTCATGTGTACTACCTGCTGAACAAGCCTAAGGGATATGTGTCCACTGCTAGCGATGAGCGGGGCAGGCGTACGGTGCTTGATCTGCTGCCTGAGATAAAGGAGCGCATCTATCCCATCGGCCGGCTGGATATGAATACTGAAGGCCTGCTGCTGCTCACCAATGACGGTGAGTTGATGAACGCCCTCCTGCATCCCCGCTATGAGGTGCAGAAGACTTATGTGGCTAGGATTGCCACGGGGCTTTCTGAAGCGGCACTCAGGGCGCTGAGGGAAGGTGTGAAGCTGGAGGACGGCCTCAC
This genomic interval from Selenomonas sp. AB3002 contains the following:
- a CDS encoding pseudouridine synthase translates to MEARLQKIISQAGIASRRAAESIILEGRVEVDGQVIRELGGKYDPELVEIRVDGKIISAPEAHVYYLLNKPKGYVSTASDERGRRTVLDLLPEIKERIYPIGRLDMNTEGLLLLTNDGELMNALLHPRYEVQKTYVARIATGLSEAALRALREGVKLEDGLTAPARVSVLETAPGRTRVEITIHEGRNRQVRRMFKAVGHEVLALKRTAFAGLSLEGVRRGEHRALTEEEIRSLYEKAGRQQG